The Coregonus clupeaformis isolate EN_2021a chromosome 8, ASM2061545v1, whole genome shotgun sequence genome has a segment encoding these proteins:
- the LOC123491529 gene encoding gonadotropin-releasing hormone II receptor-like, whose protein sequence is MSDDRMTGNLSLWSAMPMFPPENSSYNSSLPPSFTDWEAPTFTAAARVRVAATMVLFVFAAFSNLSVLISVARGRGRCLAAHLRPLIASLASADLVMTFVVMPLDAVWNVTVQWYAGDTMCKLLCFLKLFAMHSSAFILVVVSLDRHHAILHPLDALDAGRRNKRMLLIAWVLSLLLASPQLFIFRAIKAEGVEFTQCVTHGSFHHRWQETVYNMFHFVTLYVFPLLAMSFCYTHILIEISRQMHKGKGGEPCLRRSGADMIPKARMKTLKMTIVIVASFVICWTPYYLLGIWYWFKPAMLQETPEYVHHALFVFGNLNTCCDPVIYSFYTPSFRADLADVFACCCRCRSQSISPRSLDRLTCRRGRASGEAESDNPSGDQPSGNLG, encoded by the exons ATGTCGGATGACAGGATGACGGGCAACTTGTCTCTTTGGTCGGCGATGCCAATGTTCCCGCCAGAGAACTCCTCCTataactcctccctccctccgtcgtTCACCGACTGGGAGGCACCCACCTTCACCGCCGCTGCCAGAGTCCGCGTGGCCGCCACAATGGTCCTCTTCGTGTTCGCCGCCTTCTCTAACCTCTCCGTGCTGATTAGCGTGGCACGGGGCCGCGGGCGCTGCCTGGCTGCCCATCTCCGGCCACTCATTGCCAGCCTGGCCTCTGCAGACCTGGTGATGACGTTCGTGGTAATGCCTCTGGACGCGGTGTGGAACGTCACCGTGCAGTGGTACGCCGGTGATACCATGTGCAAGCTGCTGTGCTTCCTCAAGCTGTTTGCCATGCACTCGTCTGCCTTCATCCTGGTGGTGGTCAGCCTGGACCGCCACCATGCTATCCTACACCCGCTGGATGCGCTGGATGCCGGGCGCAGGAACAAGAGGATGCTGCTCATTGCCTGGGTCCTCAGCCTGCTCCTGGCCTCCCCACAG CTGTTCATTTTTCGAGCAATCAAAGCAGAGGGAGTGGAATTTACTCAGTGTGTGACGCATGGAAGCTTCCACCATCGCTGGCAAGAGACGGTCTACAACATGTTTCACTTTGTCACGCTTTATGTGTTCCCCCTGTTAGCAATGAGCTTCTGCTACACCCACATCCTCATCGAGATCAGCCGTCAGATGCACAAGGGCAaag GTGGGGAGCCGTGCCTGAGGCGAAGTGGCGCTGACATGATCCCCAAGGCGCGAATGAAGACCCTGAAGATGACCATCGTGATCGTGGCGTCTTTCGTGATTTGCTGGACGCCATACTACCTCCTGGGCATCTGGTACTGGTTCAAGCCAGCCATGCTCCAGGAGACACCCGAGTACGTCCACCACGCCCTTTTCGTCTTCGGCAACCTCAATACATGCTGCGACCCAGTGATCTACAGCTTCTACACGCCCTCCTTCCGGGCTGACCTGGCTGATGTGTTcgcctgctgctgccgctgccgaTCACAGAGCATCTCCCCGAGGTCCCTGGACCGCCTGACGTGTCGGAGGGGCAGGGCAAGCGGAGAGGCAGAGTCTGACAATCCCAGTGGCGACCAGCCAAGTGGAAACCTGGGGTAG